The Pantanalinema sp. genome contains a region encoding:
- the queC gene encoding 7-cyano-7-deazaguanine synthase QueC, giving the protein MKKAVVLLSGGLDSTTCAYLAKAQGYEIYALSFDYGQRLARELDSARAVAKAVGAAEHIVMKFDLTRWGGSALTQADLDVPTGRDVAEMEESIPVTYVPGRNILFLSFGASYAEAKGAEAIFIGVNALDYSGYPDCRPAFIQAYQEAMRLGTKAGVEGHPIRIETPLLHWSKAEIIRHGLAVGTDYGLTWSCYQGAEVPCGACDSCLLRAKGFAEAQVADPALARA; this is encoded by the coding sequence ATGAAGAAAGCCGTCGTTCTCCTCTCGGGTGGGCTGGACAGCACCACCTGCGCCTATCTGGCCAAGGCCCAGGGCTACGAGATCTACGCCCTCTCCTTCGACTACGGTCAGCGCCTGGCGCGCGAGCTGGACTCGGCCAGGGCCGTCGCCAAGGCCGTGGGAGCCGCCGAGCACATCGTCATGAAGTTCGACCTCACCCGCTGGGGAGGCTCCGCCCTGACCCAGGCGGATCTCGACGTGCCCACCGGCCGCGACGTGGCCGAGATGGAGGAGAGCATCCCCGTCACCTACGTGCCGGGCCGCAACATCCTGTTTCTGAGCTTCGGGGCCTCGTACGCCGAGGCCAAGGGGGCCGAGGCCATCTTCATCGGGGTCAACGCCCTCGACTACTCGGGTTACCCCGACTGCCGCCCCGCGTTCATCCAGGCCTACCAGGAAGCCATGCGCCTCGGCACCAAGGCGGGCGTCGAGGGCCATCCGATCCGGATCGAGACGCCGCTCTTGCACTGGTCCAAGGCCGAGATCATCCGGCACGGCCTCGCGGTCGGCACCGACTACGGCCTGACCTGGTCCTGCTACCAGGGCGCCGAGGTCCCATGCGGCGCTTGCGATTCGTGCCTCTTGCGCGCGAAGGGCTTCGCCGAGGCCCAAGTGGCCGATCCCGCCCTGGCGCGCGCCTGA
- a CDS encoding 7-carboxy-7-deazaguanine synthase QueE, giving the protein MTVASATYPICEIFTSIQGEGTRIGVPSTFVRFLGCNLSCAWCDTTYSWKEGERVEGIEMSPARILEEVHANDVVFTGGEPMMQDLSPVLALVGDRHVTVETNGTIFKPYDRVDLWSISPKLGSSGHKPNRRVIGEFLAHYPGKLQLKFVVNGAEDLAVVKELLSEFPQVSERKVPVILQPVGNSEQGAGDYLEGMRSMVEDHLLADPFWAAYQWRALPQFHRLLWGDKRGI; this is encoded by the coding sequence ATGACCGTGGCGAGCGCCACCTACCCGATCTGCGAGATCTTCACCAGCATCCAGGGCGAGGGCACCCGGATCGGCGTGCCCAGCACCTTCGTGCGCTTCCTCGGCTGCAACCTGTCGTGCGCCTGGTGCGACACGACCTACTCCTGGAAGGAAGGCGAGAGGGTCGAGGGGATCGAGATGTCCCCCGCGCGGATCCTCGAAGAGGTCCACGCCAACGACGTGGTCTTCACGGGCGGCGAGCCCATGATGCAGGACCTTTCGCCGGTGCTCGCCCTGGTCGGTGATCGCCACGTCACCGTCGAGACCAACGGCACCATCTTCAAGCCCTACGACCGGGTGGACCTCTGGAGCATCAGCCCCAAGCTGGGCTCGAGCGGCCACAAGCCCAACAGGCGCGTCATCGGCGAGTTCCTCGCCCACTACCCTGGCAAGCTCCAGCTCAAGTTCGTGGTGAACGGCGCGGAGGACCTGGCGGTGGTCAAGGAGCTGCTTTCCGAGTTCCCGCAGGTCTCCGAGCGCAAGGTGCCGGTGATCCTCCAGCCGGTCGGAAACTCCGAGCAGGGCGCGGGCGACTACCTGGAGGGCATGCGCTCCATGGTCGAGGACCACCTGCTCGCCGATCCCTTCTGGGCTGCGTACCAGTGGCGCGCCCTGCCCCAGTTCCATCGCCTCCTCTGGGGCGACAAGCGAGGAATCTAG
- a CDS encoding 6-carboxytetrahydropterin synthase, translating into MYKLTKRLKFEAAHRIPGHPGKCDRLHGHTYFVDVEVKGADLDALGILIDFNALKALEALLPDHTYLNDELPGIQTTAEGLSRHFFERFKAEIPEVCAVTVHEGPNSWCRFEEA; encoded by the coding sequence ATGTACAAGCTGACCAAACGCCTCAAATTCGAAGCCGCGCACCGCATCCCGGGTCACCCGGGCAAGTGCGATCGCCTGCACGGCCACACCTACTTCGTGGACGTCGAGGTCAAGGGCGCCGACCTCGACGCCCTGGGCATCCTGATCGACTTCAACGCCCTCAAGGCCCTCGAAGCCCTCCTGCCCGACCACACCTACCTCAACGACGAGCTGCCCGGCATCCAGACCACCGCCGAGGGCCTCTCGCGCCACTTCTTCGAGCGCTTCAAGGCCGAGATCCCCGAGGTGTGCGCCGTGACCGTCCACGAAGGGCCCAACTCCTGGTGCCGCTTCGAGGAGGCCTAG
- the ggt gene encoding gamma-glutamyltransferase, with the protein MSRALIAASLVLVALASAPGATLAASPTPIPSAWRYQATGEPVRAAHGLVSSVSAIASQVGIDVMKKGGNAFDAAVAVAMAMAVTWPEAGNIGGGGFMVARDAKGKTYALDYRETAPAKAHRDMYLDAQGNLTELSLTHRLGTGTPGTVRGLYEAHRKLGHLPWKQLIQPAIALAEKGFAVDQGLAISLTKYQADLWRDPEATRIFLKDGNPLAVGDRLVQKDLAATLRRIAEAGPAGFYAGPVAKAIAKDMAANGGIMTEADLSAYKAKWREPIAFTYKGKRVISMPPPSSGGILLAEILQMLEGDDLKGLGYHTAPMMHLVTEVERRAYADRNEYLGDPDFVKNPLKQLMAPSYLKARRATIDPARATPEYSRMPGLAEHPETTHFVVADSQGNVVSNTYTLNGAYGNAIVAKGTGVLYNNEMDDFAAKPGTPNLYGLVQGERNAVAPGKRMLSSMSPTLVLDEKGRFLMAVGSPGGSTIPTTTLQVMLNVLDYGMNARQAVVAPRFHHQGLPDQIDVEPDGFDPKVLSELMAMGHTIKVRPLGDAQAIVRKPDGTLEGWADPRKGGKALGY; encoded by the coding sequence AGGTCGGCATCGACGTCATGAAGAAGGGCGGCAACGCCTTCGACGCGGCGGTCGCGGTGGCCATGGCCATGGCCGTGACCTGGCCCGAGGCGGGCAACATCGGGGGCGGCGGCTTCATGGTCGCTCGCGACGCCAAGGGCAAGACCTACGCCCTCGACTACCGCGAGACGGCCCCGGCCAAGGCCCACCGCGACATGTACCTCGACGCCCAGGGCAACCTGACCGAACTCAGCCTCACCCATCGGCTGGGCACCGGCACGCCGGGCACGGTGCGCGGCCTGTACGAGGCCCACCGCAAGCTGGGGCACCTGCCCTGGAAGCAGCTGATCCAGCCCGCGATCGCCCTGGCCGAGAAGGGCTTCGCCGTCGATCAGGGCCTCGCCATCTCGCTGACCAAGTACCAGGCGGATCTGTGGCGCGACCCCGAGGCGACGCGCATCTTCCTCAAGGACGGCAACCCCCTGGCGGTGGGCGATCGCCTCGTTCAGAAGGACCTGGCCGCCACCCTGCGCCGGATCGCCGAAGCGGGCCCCGCCGGCTTTTACGCCGGGCCGGTGGCCAAGGCGATCGCCAAGGACATGGCGGCGAACGGCGGCATCATGACCGAGGCGGACCTCTCGGCGTACAAGGCCAAGTGGCGCGAGCCCATCGCCTTCACCTACAAGGGCAAGCGTGTGATCAGCATGCCGCCTCCGAGCTCCGGCGGGATCCTGCTCGCCGAGATCCTCCAGATGCTCGAAGGCGACGACCTCAAGGGCCTGGGCTACCACACCGCGCCCATGATGCACCTGGTCACCGAGGTGGAGCGCCGGGCCTACGCGGACCGCAACGAATACCTCGGCGATCCCGACTTCGTGAAGAACCCCCTCAAGCAGCTCATGGCCCCCAGCTACCTCAAGGCCCGCCGCGCCACCATCGACCCCGCGCGAGCGACCCCCGAGTACTCGCGCATGCCGGGCCTCGCCGAACATCCCGAGACGACCCACTTCGTCGTCGCAGACAGCCAGGGCAACGTGGTGAGCAACACCTACACCCTGAACGGCGCCTACGGCAACGCCATCGTCGCCAAGGGCACGGGCGTCCTCTACAACAACGAGATGGACGACTTCGCCGCCAAGCCCGGCACCCCCAACCTCTACGGCCTGGTGCAGGGCGAGCGCAACGCGGTGGCGCCGGGCAAGCGCATGCTCAGCTCCATGTCCCCCACCCTGGTCCTGGACGAGAAGGGCCGCTTCCTCATGGCGGTCGGCTCGCCGGGCGGCTCGACCATCCCCACCACCACCCTCCAGGTCATGCTCAACGTCCTCGACTACGGCATGAACGCCCGCCAGGCGGTGGTCGCGCCCCGTTTCCACCACCAGGGCCTGCCGGATCAGATCGACGTGGAGCCGGACGGCTTCGACCCCAAGGTCCTCTCGGAGCTGATGGCCATGGGGCACACCATCAAGGTGCGGCCGCTGGGGGATGCCCAGGCCATCGTGCGCAAGCCGGACGGCACCCTCGAGGGGTGGGCGGACCCCCGCAAGGGCGGCAAGGCGCTCGGATACTAG